Part of the Longimicrobium sp. genome, CGCCACGTGGCGCCAGCGGGGCGCGCTGGGGCGCCAGAAGGCGTGGATGGCCGCGTGGTCCGCGCGCCCGTCGCCGTCGCGGTCGCCCACGGAGGTGCGGGTGGCGTCCCAGTTGGACTCGCGCGTGACGCTGAACGCGGCGTCGCGGACGCTGTCGGCGCGGAAGCGCCAGGTGAGCACGCCCGCCTGGCCGGGCTGCGTGGCACGCCCGAAATCCGCCTCCGTCAGCACGTGGACGACGGTGTCGCTCTGGATTCCCGCGCGGTAGCGGGCCAGGACGGCCGGGGCCAGCACCTCCTGCGGGTTCTGCAGCGCGCCCGTGCCGAACACCACCCACTGCGCGGGCGCCTCGACGGTGATGTCGTAGCTGCCGAAGTCGGCGTAGAACTCGGCCGTGCCGCGGAACGGGTCCGGGTGCCATCCCACCACGTCGTCGTACACGGCCATCGCCGGATACCAGTACGCGAAGAAGAACAGGTTGTCGGCGTCCCATCCCATCCGGCCGCCGGCGCCCTCCTTGGGAACGGTGAAGCCCCAGTCCACCTCGATGCGCGCCGTGGCGCCCGGCTGCACCGGTGCCGCGGGGGTAATCACCATCCGCGTGCCGTTCACCACGTAGCGCGCCCCCTGGGTGCCGCCCGCGGACAGCGCCTGCCCGCCCACGGCGACGCGGGTGAGGGTGACGCCGCCGGTGACCTCGGCCGGCTCGTTGCGCACCACGCCCGGCGCGTGGTGGTTCATCGTCAGGTCCACGTGCAGCTGCGCGAGCGCGTCGGGCGAGTTGTTGGTGTAGGTGATCACCTGGCTCCCCTCCAGCCGCTTCTGCGCGGGGAGCACGCGGGCGCGGATGGCGTAGTCGGCGCGGTTCTGCCAGTAGCGCGCACCCGGCGCTCCCGTCGGCGTGCGCGTGCCTCGGTCCACGGCGCGCTGGTGGCCGGCGGGCGGGGTGACGGGGTAGGGAATGGGCCGCTCCAGGCGGCCCGTCACGGGCGCCGGGCCCACCACCGGCCCTGCCTGCGGAGTCGTGCACGCCGCCAGGGAGAGCGCGGCGAAAAGCGCTGGGGACCAACGCGTCATCGAGGTTCCTCCGGTAGATGGTTGCCGGGCAAGCTAGGGCGGCCCGGTGGCGCTCGGCAACCGGCGGGGCGCGCTTGCCGGGGCGGGGCGGGGGCGGCTAGCTTGCGGCCCTCCGGTTCCAGCCGTACCCACCAGGCAGGTCATGCGCAGGATCCTGATCGCATTCGCCGCCCTCGCGGCGCTTCCCGCCGCCGTGCGCGCCCAGTCGACGCGCGACGGCATCTCGCAGCTGCTGACGCAGGCGGTCGACGGGCAGCGCGTGCTGGGCGAGGACGTGAGCACCGGCGACGTTCCGCTGCTCACCTTCACGGCCGCCGGGACGGGGCCGCGTCCCCTGGCGGTGATCGTGACGGAATGCCGGACGGCGCTGTGCTGCTTCGGGATGGAGGCGCTGGCGCGATGAAGCCGTTCCTGATCGGCATCGCGGGGGGAACGGGGTCGGGCAAGACCACCGTGGCGCGGCGCATCTACGATTCGCTGCACCTGGATTCGGCCGTCTTCATCGACCACGACTCGTACTACCGGGACCTGTCGCACCTTTCGCTGGAGGAGCGGGCCGGCGTCAACTTCGACCACCCGAACTCGCTGAACAACGACCTGCTGATCGCGCACCTGACGGACCTGGTGGAGGGGCGTGCCATCGACAAGCCGGTGTACGACTTCGCCCGCCACACGCCCGCCCAGGAAACCATCCGCACGGAGCCGCGCGACGTGATCCTGGTGGACGGCATCCTGCTCTTCGCCGAGCCGCGGCTGCGCGAGATGTTCGACCTGCGCATCTTCGTCGACACCGACGCCGACGTGCGCTTCATCCGCCGCCTGCGCCGCGACCTGGAAGAGCGCGGCCGCTCGCTGGACTCGGTGATCGAGCAGTACCTGACCACCGTGCGCCCCATGCACTTCGAGTTCGTGGAGCCCTCCAAGCGCTACGCCGACGTCATCATTCCCCGCGGCGGGCAGAACCGCGCGGGGATC contains:
- a CDS encoding M1 family metallopeptidase — encoded protein: MTRWSPALFAALSLAACTTPQAGPVVGPAPVTGRLERPIPYPVTPPAGHQRAVDRGTRTPTGAPGARYWQNRADYAIRARVLPAQKRLEGSQVITYTNNSPDALAQLHVDLTMNHHAPGVVRNEPAEVTGGVTLTRVAVGGQALSAGGTQGARYVVNGTRMVITPAAPVQPGATARIEVDWGFTVPKEGAGGRMGWDADNLFFFAYWYPAMAVYDDVVGWHPDPFRGTAEFYADFGSYDITVEAPAQWVVFGTGALQNPQEVLAPAVLARYRAGIQSDTVVHVLTEADFGRATQPGQAGVLTWRFRADSVRDAAFSVTRESNWDATRTSVGDRDGDGRADHAAIHAFWRPSAPRWRHVARYEQHSIRFLSGYTGVPYPWPHMTAVEGQGIVGGGMEYPMMTLIGGYTAQGDSALYAVTAHELAHMWVPMIVNVDERRYSWMDEGMTTFHEAQARRDTFPGTTPELEDRASYLGTARAGAEGEIMRRSDFHYTSAAFGTASYPKPGTVFATLRGLLGEQTFNRAWTTFHNRWKFKHPYPWDFFNTVEEVAGEDLDWFWRTWFYETWTLDHAVASVTETDRGATIVVEDRGLAPMPARVTITRQDGGTQTVEVPVEEWLSGRKSATLTLPPGGGSPIVRVEIDAENVFPDVDRQNNVWTRP
- the udk gene encoding uridine kinase, with the translated sequence MKPFLIGIAGGTGSGKTTVARRIYDSLHLDSAVFIDHDSYYRDLSHLSLEERAGVNFDHPNSLNNDLLIAHLTDLVEGRAIDKPVYDFARHTPAQETIRTEPRDVILVDGILLFAEPRLREMFDLRIFVDTDADVRFIRRLRRDLEERGRSLDSVIEQYLTTVRPMHFEFVEPSKRYADVIIPRGGQNRAGIDVVAARIRERLAEKARDQAASGP